DNA sequence from the Brachybacterium sp. P6-10-X1 genome:
CGCGGAGCTCCTGCAGGCGGAGGCGCCGGCGCTGACCGCAGGGCGGACGGTATGGCACCCTCGCTCGACGTGACGCGGTGTCTCCGGAGACAGGTTCCACCTGGCGAGGCTGGGCGACGACATGGGCCCCGTAATCCCTCAGCTATCGCATGCATACGCTGCTCTCCAGTGCGGCGAGAATCGAAGGGTCTACATCCGAATCAAGACAATCGGATCAATCGCGAGGAACCGCAAAAATGCGAGAGGTACGTCGATGACTTCGACACGGGGTGAGGATCCAGGAGTCCTCGCGGGAGGGGTGCGCCGCGCCCTGCGGGAGGCATCGGACTAGATGTAGCTGGTCATGACGTTATCGACGTTGGCGTGGAGGCGTGAGGCCGGTGGCTGATCGCCGCAGGCGGTGTGTGGGCGATGGTAGTCATAGTGATGGGTCCAGACGCCGATCGCTTCTCGTCTCTCGCTCTCGGAGTCGTAAGCGCGGGCGTATAGACACTCGTCGGTCATCAGCCGCTGGTAGCGCTCGATCTTCCCGTTGTGGCGGGGCGTATAGATCCGGGTGCGCTGGTGCCGGCCGATAAACGCACAGGTCGAACGGCGGAACGCCTTAGCGGTGTAGTTGCTGCCGTTGTCCGTGACCAGGCGAGAGATCCGCGTGATCCCATGCTCGGCGAAGAACACCAGCGCGGTGGAAGAACGCGATCGTCGTCGCGGCGGTCTCGTCCTCGAGCGCCTCGGTGTAGGCCAGGCGCGAGAACCCGTCCTCCACGGCGTGGAAGTAGGTGTAGCCGACTTTCTGGTCGTGGGATCGCCTGCTGGCCAGAGCCCTCGTACTGCCGTGGCCATGGACCCGCCAGCCGCCGCCGTCGGGGATCTTCCCGACCTTCTTCACGTCCATGTGGATCATGTGCTCGGGATAGCGGGGGTGATCTTCCCTGGTCGGCGCAGATTCTCCCCGTCCGGGGTGATGTTGTGAATCCGGTTCAGACCGAGCCGGTCCAGCCACCGCGTCGCCGTCCGGACACTGCAGCGGACGTGGTGCCCGTCGATGAGCTCGCGGGCGATGCGGCGGGCAGACCACTTCTTCTTGCGCCGCCAGTGCTCGATCAGCTCCACTACTTCCGCGGGCAGACGCGATGGCCGGTTCGCCGGGGCGCTGGAGCGGTCCTCCAGCCCGGCCGCACCGGCAGCTCGGTAGCGACCGACCCACGTCGAGAGCGTCGCGCGGGCGATGTGGAACTCGGCGGCGACGTGCGCGATCGGCCGGCCACGCTCGAGGACCTGGGCGACGGCGCGCTGCCTTCCGAGCACGGTCAGCGGGGCATTACGGTGGGTCACGGAACGGGTCTCCTCCCAGCAGATGAATGGCTTCAGCACCACCCATCGTGCAGGTCAGGGACCCGTTCCTTCATCCCCACCCCGCTGTCTACAACGTCATGACCCGCAACATTTAGAAGGGCGCTAGGCGCTCGCGAGAGCGATCCTCAGTGGCTGCGAGCACATCCAGCACGACGCCCATCATCTTTGTGCGCTGCTCCTGCTGCGCGGGAACATCCCAGAGGTTGTCTAGCTCATCGGGGTCGGCGGCCAGGTCGTACAGCTCGCCGGTGCGGTCGCGGTCGGTCGCGGGACGGCCATGGTGCACCACGATCTTCCAGCTCCCGCGCCGCACCATAGTGGTGAACACCGGCGGGTCGTAAGCCCAGCATCCGTCCCGGTATTCCGAGAGGACCCAGCCACGGTCCTCCCAGTCCTCGCCCCGCCACAGCGGCCCCAGGTCCCGGCCTTCAGCGTGGGGAAGTCCACGGGACCCCGCGGCGGCCAGGGTCGTGCTGGTGAGGTCGATCCATTCTACGAGCTCCCCGCGCACCTGGCCGGCGGGGACGGTCCCGGGCCGACGCACAATCAGAGGCACCTTCACCGAGCAGTCAAACATCATCGGCCCTTTGAGCAGCATGCGGTGGTCGCCCAGCATCTCGCCATGGTCGCTGGTAAAGATCACGAGCGTGTCCTCGGCGAGCCCCTCGCTGTCCAGCGCCCCGAGGATCCGCCCCACCTCCTCGTCCACCAGGGAGACCATGGCGTAGTACTGAGCGATGATTTCCTGTAGCTGCTCCGGGCTGTAGTCGTCGAATCCCGGCATGTGCCCGGCGTACGACTTCGCCGACTCCTGTTGGTAGATTGCCGGCTTCGTCTCCAGCTCGCCCTCGATGGTGACTGGCCGGGGCAGCGACTGCGCGTCGTACATCTCGCGGAACCGTTCGGGGGCCTCGAAGCCGTGATGGGGATCGAAGAAGTTCGCGATGAAGCAGAACGGCTTGTCCTTGTCGCGGGTGTGCGCGAGGAACTCGATCGTTTCCTCCGCGATCCAGCGGCTGTAGTGCGCTTCCTGGGGGAGCGCGTCGATCGACCGTTGCCGTTCTACGACGGCGTCGCGGTACAGATCCGGGTGGGTGCGCCGCAGCCAGTTGTGGTACTCGTTCGCGGGGGAGCGCACATAGGGGTCGTGCGCCCAGCGGAAGATCCGGAAACCGTCGTTCAGCCGCGGCTCGATCCTGCCGGCGAAGGCGGAGCCGAGATGGAACTTCCCGGCGAGTCCGCAGTCGTACCCCTCGTTGGCCAGGACCGTGGTGAACAGCTCCGTGTCCGGATCCATGTCCACGCCGTTGGCCCACAGGCCGTGGTGGCGCGGATACCTCCCCGTCATCAGACTGCCGCGGGAGGGCGCGCACACCGGCGACTGGGTGTAACAGTTCTCGAATCGGGTGCCCTGGGCGGCCAAGCGGTCCAGGTGCGGGGTGTGGATGTGTGGATTGCTGGCGGCACCGAGGGCGTCGTAGCGCTGCTGGTCGGTGCTGATCAGAAGGATGTTCGGGCGGGTCATGGGGTCTCGCTTCCGGGTGGAGAAGGCGGGCAGGGGCCGTCAGTTCTTCACGGCACCGGCGATCCCTTCGACGAAGTGACGCTGGAGCAGCAGGAACAGGGCAAGGATGGGCAGCAGGGAGATCGAAGCGGCTGCGGCCAGGCCCGCCCAGTCCGTGGAGTTCGTGCCCTGGAAGGCGAGCATCCCCACGGCCACCGTGCGGTTCTCGGGAGTGGAGAAGGTGAACACCAAGGGCAGGAAGAAGTTGTTCCAGGTGCCCAGGAACGTCAGCACCACCACGGTGGCGGTGACCGGTCCCGACAGCGGCAGCATCACTCGGAAGAACGTGCGCAGGAAGCCTGCGCCATCGATCACCGCGGCCTCTTCCAGCTCCTTCGGGATCCGGGAGAAGAACCCCATATACAGCAGGACGGCAGCGACATTGCCGCCGCCGGCCATGGCGAGCACCAACCCCGCGCGAGTGTTCAGCAGGCCCAGCAGGTCGGACAGCTCCACCACGGGCACGATGAATAGGCCGGTGGGGATGAACATCGTGGCCACCAGCACTGTCATGATGAGCCGGCGGCCCCGAAAGCGGTAGCGAGCGAGCACGTAGCCGGCGGTCGCGCAGCGCACCACCACCAGCACGATGCTCGCTGCCGTGATGACGACGGAGTTGAGCATGTATTGCGAGAACCCGGCCTCAGACCAGGCTGCGGCGTAGTTCTCGGGGTGCCAGGTCTCAGGGATCAGATTAAGGCCGCTCGCGAAAATGTCCAGAGAGTCCTTGAACGAGGCTGAGAGCACCCAGAGCAGCGGGTATAGCCAGACGAGGCCGAGGACTGCGAGCCCGAGGGTCTGGAGCCAGCGCAGCGCACGCCGAGGGATCCGTCGGTGCTTCGTGAGGGCGGGGCGATCATCCGCGGGGTGGACGGTCGACGTAGCGTCGGCGGTCATCGGTGCCGCTCCTGTCTCCGTCGTGCCAGCGACATCAGGGCGGTCAGCGATCCGATGAGCAGGACGGTGATCACACCGAAGGCGACGCCGATCGCGGAGGCGTACCCGAGATCCGGGCGGCCGTCGCCGAAGGCCGTGTCGTAGATGTAGACCTCGGTGACCATGGTCGAGAAGAAGGGGCCGCCGCCGGTCATGGTGACCACCAGATCGAAGATCTGCATGGTCTCCACCACTGTGAGCACTGTGATGATGATGGCGAAGGGTGTCAGCAGCGGCAGCGTCACGTGCCGCAGGCGCTGCCAGGGTCCGGCTCCGTCGACTTCCGCGGCATCCAGCAGTTCGCGGGGCACGGTCTGCAGTGCGGCCAGCCAGTAGATGAGCGTCACCCCCATCCACTTCCACACGTGAACCCCCATGACGCTGCCGAGCGCGGTGTCCGAGCTGCCCAGGAAGTCGACGGGCCCCTGGCCCACCAGCTCCAGCAGCGCGTTGACAGGACCACTGGAAGGGTCGAGCACGAAGCCCATCAAGATACCTACGATCGCGGTGGTCGCCACCACCGGCACGAAGAACGCGGTGCGCAGCAGCCCGGCGAAGGGCAGTCGCGGGTCGTTCAGCATCATCGCGAGCACGAGCGAGGCGCCGACGCGGATCGGCACGGTCACCACGATGATCAGCAGTGTGATGCCTAACGACTTCCAGAACAGATCGTCGGACAGCAGGCGGGCGAAGTTATCCAGTCCGGTGAAGCTGCGGGCCTGTCCGAGACCGCGCCATTCGAGCATCGAGTAGTAGATGCTCGAAAGACTCGGCCACACCGTGTACAGCGTGAACAAGATCAGTGTGGGAGCGAGGAAGAGGGCGATCCACCACGGGGAGCGGTTGCCTCCCGGGCCGTCGGTGGGCGGACGTGCACGACCCGACGGAGGGGCGACCTGCTCCGACGCGGACGACGGTGCGAGAGTCCCGGTCATCTTCTTCCCTCCTCAGTACTTCGTCGCGTCGTAGTCGTCGCCAAGGTGGTAGTCCTCGAAGACCCAGTCATCGAGGGAGACCTCGGTGCCGTCGGCGGTGACGGCGTCGATCGCCTTCTCCCGCTCCGCGGTGACGGCGTGCGAATAGGTCTTCAATGCGGATCGTGCGTCGTCGAGGTCGCCGCCCAGGTAGCCCTGGGCGATCTCGCCCAGGTTCGGGCGTACGTCGTCCATTTGTGCAATGACGGTCCCGACGGCCGCGTTGCGGGCTACCGGGCTGGGAGCGAGGAAGCAGTTCTTGCGGAAGATGCCGATCGCCGCGGCGTAAGCGTCCGCAACATCGGCGGAGCTCACGGCGTCGAGGTCGGTGGGAGGCTGATCCATGTTCGCCGCGAGGGCGGCGCTGAACTCCGGCCGAGTGAGCAGGGAGAACAAGCCGCCGACGGCGTCGACGTGGGTGGAGGCCGCGTTGCGCCAGAACTGGCCCTCGGCCGGTCCGCGGGCAGTGACGCCCTTTCCGTCGGGCGAGGGCACGTTCGACACCGCCAATACCGGCAGAAAGTCCGCGAACTCGCCGGCCACCACGCCGGCATTCCACGGGCCGTCGAAGAAGATCGCGGCATCACCGGAAGCCCAGCGCACCCGCGCCTCCCGTGCGTCCAGAGAGGTCGAGGCGGGGAGCATGTATCCGTCGGAGATCAGGGACTTCAGGAACTCGAGTGAGTCGACGAATGCGTCGGCGTGGAATACGTACTCGCCGGTGGCGGGATCGGTGACGCCTGCGCTGCCGCCGCCGTGGGCCAACGCCTGACCGGCGGCCTGGGCCAGGTCCACCAGATGCTCGCCCATGCGGTCGGGAAACGCCAGGTTCGTGATCCACGGACTTGTGGTGCCGGCAGAGACCAGATCGGCGCAGAGTGAGCGGAATCCATCCCAACTGAGCGCCCCGGCATCCGGGTCGTGACCTGCAGCCTGCACCATCTCCCGGTTCATCCAGGCAAGGCTCGAATGCTGCTGGTGGCTGAAGATCGGGACTGAGTGCACCTGTCCGTCGAAGACGTGGATTCCCTCGAACAGCACCTCGGCGACCGCTTGCTGGGCTTCGTCGTCCAGCGTGACTGGGCCCACGGTGCCGTCGGCGACCAGGGCGGCCGACGGGACGCTGAAGAGATTCGTGAACACGTCCGGCAGCTGATCGCTGGTCTGAGCGAGCTGGAGAGCCTGGCCCATGTCGTTGGGGTTGTAGACGGTGCGTTCGACCTCCGCTCCGCCGTCGGCGGCGAAATCGTCGAAAAGACCCGTCAGGGCCTTCTCCAAGGGGTCGAAGTGGTCCCACCACAGCACATTCGAGGACCCTTCACCGGCTCCGCCATCCCCGGAGGACGACGAGCGGGAGCAGGCGGTCGCGGACGTGGCGGATGCGAGTGCGGTGAGGGCGAGTAATCGGCGGCGGGTGATGATGACCATGGAGGCTCCTGAAGGTCGTGGTACGACGTTGTACTGGCGTGGACGCTAGACGGGCTCGTCAGGACTGTCAACGCACAGAGAGAAGCAAATTGGCACGTCAAGGCCAGTCGAGTGCCGACTGTTTGGACAGCGAGTGCCGCTTCAGTGATACAGAACAATCGGTACGTTAAGCTCTGCGCGAGGACGATGTGAGGAGCCCCCATGGCCAGACGACCAGCGGCCCCGCTGAGGCTGCGAGCGGGAGACCGGGAGGTGCTGGAGACGGTCGCTGAGGGCACCGATCCCGCCGCAGCACAACGGGCGAGAATCCTCCTCGCTGCGGCCGACGGCATCTCGAATACCGAGATCGCCGAAAGCCTCGGCGCCTCGCGACAGAGCGTTCTACGATGGCGCGGCCGCTACGGCGCCGAAGGGGTCGACTGCCTCCGGGACCGTCCGCGGCCGGGTCGCCCACAGGCGCTGAGCCCGGCGGAGATCGTAGCGCGGGCCCTGCGGGCGCCGAGTTCGGCGGAGGCCGCGAGCGGGCGCTGGAGCACACGCACACTCGCGAACGCTCTGGGAATCAGCTCCGCGACGGTTGCGCGAGCCTGGACTCAGTACGGTCTGGCTCCCTCCGAGGCCGGTGCGCTCGAGTTCGACACCCGGCCGACGATGATCCTCCGCCCCGGACGCATCGTGGGGCTCCTGCTGAACCCGCCCGTCGGCCTCGTGGCCTTCGTCGAAGCGGAGCGCGAGGCGGACGGGCACTCGGCGGGGGAGGCCCCCGCGCGCCAGGGACCGAGACGAGCCGGATTGGAGGCCGCGCGAGAGATCGCAGCCGAGCTCGCCGCAGCACGCGCCCACGAAGATCGCACCGGTGTCGCCCACCCCTCCGAGAAGGATGTCGCGGAGTTCCTGGAGAATGCCCGTGAGCGCGGAGCGCAGGTGATCGGCACCGGGGCCGGCATCCAGGAGACCGGAGAAACGGCGGCGGTTGACACCTTCTCCGAGTGGCGACGGGCCGTTGAGGCACTCACCGTGGCAGCAGCGGTCGCCGGCGACGTCGACGGGCTGAGCTCTCTCCGAGAGCGCTTGCGGGACTCTGCCATCTCCGCGGATACCGTCATCTGGTCTGACGGCGACGTATCCATCGCGCGACCCTCGCGCGTGACGATGCGGGACGTCGCGACCGCGGCCGACGTGTCGATCAAGACGGTCTCAAACGCTCTCACCGGCGCAAAGCACGTCGCACCGGGCACTCAGCGCCGTATCGATCACGCCGTCCGGGAGCTCGGCTATCAGGTGAACACCGCAGCCCGCCAGCTGCGCACCGGGCGTCACGGCGCGTTGGTGCTCGCTGTCCCTGAGCTCCGCCTGAGCTACTTCGCGGAACTGGCCGAGAAGATCATCGACGAAGCCGAACGCCACCAGTTGAGCGTGCTCGTCCAGACCACCCGAGGAGATCTGCATCGGGAGCTCCGCGTCATCGATAGCGCACGGCGCCGAGCCGATGGGCTGATCATCGCCGCCCACGCGTTACGCCACGACACCCTGAGCCGCCTGACCACTACTGGCCCCCTCGTCGTGCTCGGCGAGGCGGTCCAAGGAATCGGCGCCGATCAGATCACCATCAGCAATGCCGACGCCGCGACGACCGCCATGGACCACCTCTTAGAGATCGGTCGCCGTCGCGTAGTCATGCTGGGTATCGCACCCCGCGCCGTGGCCGAAGCGCGGGTTCGGGGATGCCGAGCCTCGGCCGACCGCCATGGAGTGGACCTCGACCCAGCGCTCATGCTCCCTGCCACCTTGTGGCGCCGCGACGAAGGCGAACGGGCGCTGCTGGAGCTGCTGGACCGGGGCGTCCCCTTTGACGCTGTCGTCGGCTTCAACGACGAGCTCGCTCTCGGCGCTCAGCACGCCCTGCTGGCCCGGGGAGTGAACATCCCCGAGGACGTCGCCGTCATCGGCTTCGACAACTCCAACGACGCCGTCTACTCCACCCCCGGTCTCACCTCGATTGCGCCGGCCTTCGACGTCATCGCCCGCACGGCAGTTTCCTTGGTGACGGATTATCCTGCAAAGGGCAGTTCGCGAGACGCGCCAATTCACGTCATTGCCCCACACCGACTCATGGTGCGCGGTTCCACCTCCTGAGGCGCACCGCCGTGGCACAGCTGTACTGCGTTCGCTGTATCCACACGTCGAGGCCTTGCAGCTGCCTTGCGCCTGCGATCGACTCCGAACGACAGTGTGAAGCGTCCGCAGATGATGCCCACCCCCTTGTGAGGGATCGCCTTCCGGTATGCCGGGTCCGCGGCAGCATGGCGGGTCGAACACCACCATTGTCCTCACGGGGACAGCGGGAGGAGCGCGCCACCGGTCCCGACCTTCACACGGCGGCCGAGCCAGCGGGATTCGCCGACAGGCCTTGGCCGGTCTGGTGGTGAGGTCGGCCAGGCGGCGCTCGATGTTGACGGTGGCGGAGCGTGCGGCGCTCTCGCGGCCGCGGCGGTCGGTGCGTAGAGCGACCGGGTCGTCCACCGAGTCGACCCAACCGGTGGCGATGGCGAATCCGCGCATGGCCAGCGATCGATTCCGACGATGCGCGCGGCGAGGGCTGCCGGGATCTGATCGCCTGGCGACGTGGGAAGTCCCTCCGTGGCGTAGATGCTGACAGTCTCGCGGGCGGGGCGCGCATCACGTGCTGGGCGAGGGGAGGGGCCAGCGGAGCGATCGCCTGTGATTCATCGCCGAGCTGCGGCCCGATGTGGGGTGGACTACGTGGGTCGGTCCACGCGTGCTCAGAGAAAGTATGTGCTCAAACCGTGCTCAAATCGGCCTGGCCTGGGTCATTCTGGGGGCATCGGTGCAGGTCACAGCTCATGGTTAAGGGTGCCGGATGCGGGACTCGAACCCGCACGCCCTCACGGACAGCGCATTTTGAGTGCGCCGCGTCTACCATTCCGCCAATCCGGCTCGCCCCCTCGCGGGAGGGCTGGACTAGAATACCGCTGATGACCACCGTCCTCGACCACGCGGGTGCAGCGCACCCGGGGGCAGGGCACAACCCGAGACACAGGGCGACATGACAGACGAGAACGCTTCCCTTCCCGACGACCCCCAGGACCTCTCCGCCCCGGAGGAGGGCAGCTCCCGCCGCACCGCGGTGGTGGCCGAGGACGAGAGCCTCATCCGCATGGACATCGTGGAGACCCTGACCGAGGCCGGATTCGAGGTCGTCGCCGCGGTCGGCGACGGCGAGAGCGCCGTGGACAAGGCCCGCGAACTGCGCCCCGACGTGGTCGTGATGGACGTGAAGATGCCGCAGACCGACGGCGTCACCGCCGCCGAGCGGATCGGTGAGGACAATCTCGCCCCCGTCGTGATGCTCACCGCCTTCTCACAGGCCGAGCTGGTCGAGCGGGCGCGGGACGCCGGCGCCATGGCCTACGTGGTCAAGCCGTTCACCCCCGCGGACCTGCTGCCCGCGATCGAGATCGCGATCTCCCGCTTCACGCAGATCACCCAGCTCGAGTCCGAGATCGCCGACCTCGGCGAGCGGTTCGAGACCCGCAAGCGCGTGGACCGCGCCAAGGGCCTGCTGCAGACGAACATGGGCCTGTCGGAGCCGGAGGCGTTCCGCTGGGTCCAGAAGACCTCCATGGATCGTCGGCTGACGATGCGCGAGGTCGCCGACGCCGTGATCGACCAGCTCGGCGGCGCCGGCAAGGAATGACGCACTGACGGACCGACGGGCTCCCGGAGCGCGTCGGGACCATCGATCCGGCGCCGGGGCCCGCCGGGACGAGAGGGGGAGCACAGGGAGATGTCGATCTCGCGGCGCACGCTGGTGCGCGGCCTCGGGGCGGGGGTGCTCGGCGCCGGGTCCCTGTCGGCCTGCACCGGCGGACGTCGTGGGAGGCAGCCCGAGACGACAGGGCCGACGGGCCAGGCCCTCACCGAGCCGGACACGCCGCTGACCCTGGGCTCGATCGGTTCCTCCGTCGGGCGGTCCGCGGCCTTCGAGACGCCGATCAGCCTGGCCCTCGGCCAGGCGATGATCGACGTGAACAAACGGTGGGGCGGCCTGTTCGGCCACGAGGTCACCCTCCTCGAGCGCCACGTGATGGCCGAGCCCGGCGAGGATCTCACCGACGTCATCGCCGGGTTCGCCGAGGCCGGGGTGAACGCGGTGATCACCTCGATCGACGAAGAGGCCCTGATCGCCGCGATCCCCGCCTTCGTCGACGCCGGGATCGCGGTGATCGACGTGTTCACCTCGGGCATGAGCGTGCGCGCCCCCGAGGTAATCTCCTCGAACATGCTGATCCGCCTGGCGCCGAACGACATCGCGCTGGCCGCGCTGTACGCGGAGGCCTCCTGGGCGGCCAGCTCGGACAAGGGCGGCCCCCCGGGAACGGTCGCTCTCCTCTCCGAGGACACCGCGCACGGGCACAGCCTGCGCGAGGAGCTCAGCCGGATCCTCGACCCCGACGGGGGCGGGGTCGTCGCCGAGCACTTCTACCCGGCCGGGTCGATGGGGAAGAGCGCCCCCATCGTCGAGAAGATCTTGACGACCCCGCCGGCCCTGCTGGTGCTCAACACGGGCCCCGAGGCGGGGCCGCTGCTGTCCGCGCTGCACGAGGCCACGCTCGATGAGGAGGGGAAGCGTCCCACCGTCGAGTTCGCGCGCCGGCTCAGCCCGGCCGCGAGCGTGGACTACGGCGCCGCCGAGCTCGCGCCGGAGTCGCTCAGCTCGGCGACCGGGTATCTTCCCGGGGCCGAGCTCACCGTCGACCACGTGAACATGATGCTCAACCTCGATGCGTCCCTCCAGCGCACGGGCTACGGATACTCGCAGCAGGCCTACGATGCCGCGGTGCTGGCCTGCCTGGCGGCCCAGGACGCCCTGTCGGTCGACGGGGTCGACATCGCCGCCTCCGTCGGCGCGGTGCTCACCGGGACCGAGGAGTGCTCGAGCTACGGCGACTGCAGCTCGATCCTGCGCACCGGGGTGCAGACGCAGGAACGAACGACGGTCTCCTACAGCGGGCGGATGGGCCCGCTCGAGCTGGGATCGGCCAAGGACCCTCGCACCGGGACGCTGCGGACCTTCGCCTGGAACGAGGCCAACGAGAG
Encoded proteins:
- a CDS encoding sulfatase-like hydrolase/transferase; the encoded protein is MTRPNILLISTDQQRYDALGAASNPHIHTPHLDRLAAQGTRFENCYTQSPVCAPSRGSLMTGRYPRHHGLWANGVDMDPDTELFTTVLANEGYDCGLAGKFHLGSAFAGRIEPRLNDGFRIFRWAHDPYVRSPANEYHNWLRRTHPDLYRDAVVERQRSIDALPQEAHYSRWIAEETIEFLAHTRDKDKPFCFIANFFDPHHGFEAPERFREMYDAQSLPRPVTIEGELETKPAIYQQESAKSYAGHMPGFDDYSPEQLQEIIAQYYAMVSLVDEEVGRILGALDSEGLAEDTLVIFTSDHGEMLGDHRMLLKGPMMFDCSVKVPLIVRRPGTVPAGQVRGELVEWIDLTSTTLAAAGSRGLPHAEGRDLGPLWRGEDWEDRGWVLSEYRDGCWAYDPPVFTTMVRRGSWKIVVHHGRPATDRDRTGELYDLAADPDELDNLWDVPAQQEQRTKMMGVVLDVLAATEDRSRERLAPF
- a CDS encoding carbohydrate ABC transporter permease; this translates as MTADATSTVHPADDRPALTKHRRIPRRALRWLQTLGLAVLGLVWLYPLLWVLSASFKDSLDIFASGLNLIPETWHPENYAAAWSEAGFSQYMLNSVVITAASIVLVVVRCATAGYVLARYRFRGRRLIMTVLVATMFIPTGLFIVPVVELSDLLGLLNTRAGLVLAMAGGGNVAAVLLYMGFFSRIPKELEEAAVIDGAGFLRTFFRVMLPLSGPVTATVVVLTFLGTWNNFFLPLVFTFSTPENRTVAVGMLAFQGTNSTDWAGLAAAASISLLPILALFLLLQRHFVEGIAGAVKN
- a CDS encoding carbohydrate ABC transporter permease, giving the protein MTGTLAPSSASEQVAPPSGRARPPTDGPGGNRSPWWIALFLAPTLILFTLYTVWPSLSSIYYSMLEWRGLGQARSFTGLDNFARLLSDDLFWKSLGITLLIIVVTVPIRVGASLVLAMMLNDPRLPFAGLLRTAFFVPVVATTAIVGILMGFVLDPSSGPVNALLELVGQGPVDFLGSSDTALGSVMGVHVWKWMGVTLIYWLAALQTVPRELLDAAEVDGAGPWQRLRHVTLPLLTPFAIIITVLTVVETMQIFDLVVTMTGGGPFFSTMVTEVYIYDTAFGDGRPDLGYASAIGVAFGVITVLLIGSLTALMSLARRRQERHR
- a CDS encoding ABC transporter substrate-binding protein, giving the protein MVIITRRRLLALTALASATSATACSRSSSSGDGGAGEGSSNVLWWDHFDPLEKALTGLFDDFAADGGAEVERTVYNPNDMGQALQLAQTSDQLPDVFTNLFSVPSAALVADGTVGPVTLDDEAQQAVAEVLFEGIHVFDGQVHSVPIFSHQQHSSLAWMNREMVQAAGHDPDAGALSWDGFRSLCADLVSAGTTSPWITNLAFPDRMGEHLVDLAQAAGQALAHGGGSAGVTDPATGEYVFHADAFVDSLEFLKSLISDGYMLPASTSLDAREARVRWASGDAAIFFDGPWNAGVVAGEFADFLPVLAVSNVPSPDGKGVTARGPAEGQFWRNAASTHVDAVGGLFSLLTRPEFSAALAANMDQPPTDLDAVSSADVADAYAAAIGIFRKNCFLAPSPVARNAAVGTVIAQMDDVRPNLGEIAQGYLGGDLDDARSALKTYSHAVTAEREKAIDAVTADGTEVSLDDWVFEDYHLGDDYDATKY
- a CDS encoding substrate-binding domain-containing protein — translated: MLETVAEGTDPAAAQRARILLAAADGISNTEIAESLGASRQSVLRWRGRYGAEGVDCLRDRPRPGRPQALSPAEIVARALRAPSSAEAASGRWSTRTLANALGISSATVARAWTQYGLAPSEAGALEFDTRPTMILRPGRIVGLLLNPPVGLVAFVEAEREADGHSAGEAPARQGPRRAGLEAAREIAAELAAARAHEDRTGVAHPSEKDVAEFLENARERGAQVIGTGAGIQETGETAAVDTFSEWRRAVEALTVAAAVAGDVDGLSSLRERLRDSAISADTVIWSDGDVSIARPSRVTMRDVATAADVSIKTVSNALTGAKHVAPGTQRRIDHAVRELGYQVNTAARQLRTGRHGALVLAVPELRLSYFAELAEKIIDEAERHQLSVLVQTTRGDLHRELRVIDSARRRADGLIIAAHALRHDTLSRLTTTGPLVVLGEAVQGIGADQITISNADAATTAMDHLLEIGRRRVVMLGIAPRAVAEARVRGCRASADRHGVDLDPALMLPATLWRRDEGERALLELLDRGVPFDAVVGFNDELALGAQHALLARGVNIPEDVAVIGFDNSNDAVYSTPGLTSIAPAFDVIARTAVSLVTDYPAKGSSRDAPIHVIAPHRLMVRGSTS
- a CDS encoding ANTAR domain-containing response regulator, encoding MTDENASLPDDPQDLSAPEEGSSRRTAVVAEDESLIRMDIVETLTEAGFEVVAAVGDGESAVDKARELRPDVVVMDVKMPQTDGVTAAERIGEDNLAPVVMLTAFSQAELVERARDAGAMAYVVKPFTPADLLPAIEIAISRFTQITQLESEIADLGERFETRKRVDRAKGLLQTNMGLSEPEAFRWVQKTSMDRRLTMREVADAVIDQLGGAGKE
- a CDS encoding ABC transporter substrate-binding protein → MSISRRTLVRGLGAGVLGAGSLSACTGGRRGRQPETTGPTGQALTEPDTPLTLGSIGSSVGRSAAFETPISLALGQAMIDVNKRWGGLFGHEVTLLERHVMAEPGEDLTDVIAGFAEAGVNAVITSIDEEALIAAIPAFVDAGIAVIDVFTSGMSVRAPEVISSNMLIRLAPNDIALAALYAEASWAASSDKGGPPGTVALLSEDTAHGHSLREELSRILDPDGGGVVAEHFYPAGSMGKSAPIVEKILTTPPALLVLNTGPEAGPLLSALHEATLDEEGKRPTVEFARRLSPAASVDYGAAELAPESLSSATGYLPGAELTVDHVNMMLNLDASLQRTGYGYSQQAYDAAVLACLAAQDALSVDGVDIAASVGAVLTGTEECSSYGDCSSILRTGVQTQERTTVSYSGRMGPLELGSAKDPRTGTLRTFAWNEANERQADGDQDFETPE